From the Rhinoraja longicauda isolate Sanriku21f chromosome 5, sRhiLon1.1, whole genome shotgun sequence genome, the window ggaatgtttgagagatggttttctaaaccaacatgtcgaggaaccaacgagagaacaggccattctagactgggtattgagtaatgaggaagggttagttagcagtcttgttgtgcgaggccccttgggcaagagtgatcataatatggtagagttcttcattaggatggagagtgacaaagttgatacagaaacaagtgttctgaacttaaagaaaggtaactgagggtatgaggcgtgaattgtccaagatagactggcgattgatgctgaaagggttgacggtggacatgcaatggaaggcatttaaaggtcgcatggatgaactacaacaagtgttcatcccagtttggcaaaagaacaaatcaggaaaggtagtgcatccgtggctaacaagggaaatcaaggatagtattaaaacaaaagatgaagcatacagattagccagaaaaagtagcataccagaggactgggagaaattcagagtccagcagaggaggacaaagggcttaattaggaaagggaaaatagattatgagggaaaactggcaaggaacataaaaactgactgcaaaagcttttatagatgtcaagagaaaaagattagttaagacaaatgtaggtcccttgcagtcggaaacaggtgaattgatcatagggaacaaggagatggcagaccaattgaacaaatactttggttctgtcttcactaaggatgacataaaccgtctgccggaaatagcgggggaccgggggtctaatgagatggaggaactgagggaaatccaggttagttgggaagtggtgttaggtaaattaaatggattaaaggcagataaatccccaggaccagataggctgcattccagagtgcttaaggaagtagcctcagaaatagtggatgcattagtgataatttttcaaaactctttagattctggagtagttccagaggactggagggtagctaatgtaaccccactttttaaaaagggagggagagagaaaacggggaattatggaccagttagcctaacatcggtagtggggaaaatgctagagtcaattattaaagatgtgatagcatcacatttggaaagtggtgaaatcatcggacaaagtcagcatggatttaccaaaggcaaatcatgtctgacgaatcttatagaatttttcgaggatgtaactagtagagtggataagggagaaccagtcgatgtgttatatctggactttcagaacgccattgacaaggtcccacataggagattggtgtacaaacttaaagcacacggtattgagggttcagtgttgaggtggatagaaaattggttggcggacaggaagcaaagagtaggaataaacgggtccttttcggaatggcaggcagtgactagtggggtaccgcaaggataagtgctgggaccccagttatttacagtgtatattaatgatttggacgagggaattgaatgcaacatctctaagtttgcggatgacacgaagctgggtggcagtgttagctgcgaggaggatgcaaggaggctgcagagtgacttggatagattaggcgagtgggcaaatgcatggcagatgcaatataatgtggataaaggtgaggttatccactttggcggcaagaacaggaaagcagagtattacctgaatggtgaccgattgggagaaggggagatgcaacgtgacctgggtgtcatggtgcaccagtcattgaaagcaagcatgcaggtgcagcaggcagtgaagaaagcgaatggtatgttggcattcattgcaagaggatttgagtttaggagcagggaggttctgctgcagttgtacagggccttggtgagaccgcacctggagtattgtgtgcagttttggtctcctaacctgaggaaagacgttcttgccttagagggagtacagagaaggttcaccagattgatccctgggatggcagggactttcatatgaggaaagactcgatagactgggcttgtactggctggaatttagaagactgagggggtttATTAAGGAATAataaattaacctggtaaacctatgctgaattctctcaatagcaagaatgtccttcctcaaactcggagaccaaaactgcacacaatactccagttgcggcACAACTGCcacaggacctccttgctcctatactcaaatcctcttgctatgaaggccaacataccatttgctttcttcactgcctgctgtacctgcatgcctaggTAAAGTTTAGGTAAATGCATTGTCAGGTAAAGTTAGTTTTAAAAATCCTAATTGTTGGTCTCTGGTACAGCATCCAACACATTTTGTTATGTAAGAACTTTTAGTTGAttatcatagagagatacagcagggccttcagcccattaagttcacatccatttacactaatcctgcattaatcctactttttaaaaattatccATACATTCTCACCAACACTCCCCACAAGGCAGATGTGGAAAGGTATTTAATAAGTGAGGGTAAAAGGTCACCATGGGTAAGAAAGGAGTGTGAAGCTAAGGTTACAATCAGATCTGCCGTGATCTTATTAATTGGTAGAGCTGACAGGAGGGGCAAGGGAAGTGACCTCCACTTGCTTCTAATTTGAAAGTTCCTATATTTGGTGTTTTGTGAATTTCAACATTTTGaaattaaattacaattaaaacacaaagtaattgtgctataacaccaggataagcccTCAACCTAGAAACCCAACCCCAAAACCAAAGTACTATCTAAACGATTATACCAACTTATGccaaggacaataactaactctacATGCAATAATCAACTACCTACATTTAACAAGCACACAAAAATAACTGATCATGCATattattggggttatcaagttggcacctcccttcactgatgtttcattgagttaggcccacgataCCTAGGGAAagctcaacagttggttctggagtcccagagcaaccccccccctcaatatctgctctcaccacctatgctaccagTATTTATTAGATACTCATTCACTCTAACAAATACTCAACACTCACATCCTTTTCTATCATTAAACTCGTAATGCCACAAATATCAACCTTGCATGAAACTGGAACACACTAACACAGAATAcacttacaaagaaatacacaaagATACAAAATACAAAGAAATATGATAATCAGGCACATATGCCTGCTGGTCTAAATTGATTACAGGAGTAATTGCGCCCGGGGTGTCACGGAGCCAGTGAATGGTATTAATGCCTCCAAAGGGTCATGTGAGATATGTACAAAAAGTTTTCTGGGCAAGTTCAAATGTATAACCATTGATAAGTATTGATAGAGTATTGGTAAGAGTAAATCCTGCGTAAAATAGGACTTTTCCTGTGAGTAATTAGAGTATCACTTGAGAGAAAACATTTGTGTCTCCAAACTGGGTAAGGTGCACTGATTGGTTTGTTCACTTAATTTGCTTCATTTTACGGCAAGTATCCATCGGGACTACGATACTTTGCAAGCATGTCTTCTGGTGTCACGTGGAACTCATGACCTCAAATGGAGCAGAAGTGAATACAAAAGTAACTTTCAAAAAGGATTTGGATGAATATCTGAAGAACAAATCCAAGCACGACAAGGAAAGAACAAGGAAATGAGGCTGAATGGATaagttgttttaaaaaaacaggaGAGACATACGGGTCCGATCATCTAGCAAAAAAAATGTATATGAATGATCTGTCTGTGAATGATTAAATCACTTCCAAACTGGTGTGCTTGGCATTCAATCTTTGGCCAGCAGTGGGCAGCACCGCCCTACTGTTTAATTCAACTATATGGCATATAAAATTTTACATTACAAAGTTGGTAATTGCATGAGAACGTAATGTCATATATCAAACTGAATCAAGATGTATTGAATCTGCAAAGGCATTCATATTTTGATCGCCACTTCACATTCTTCTTAAATGAACAAATTTATTGTGATAGTAATTTTATTGGAATTTACAAAATAAGCATGAACTGGTTTGCATCCCTGGGGATGAGTCAATTAACATCCTGGTTTTGACAGTGACATGGTATATGACCTATAATTATTGTTTCTCAGTGAAGCCTCCCTGACAGCCTATAGTTTTCACAATGTATTTGATCCAAACTGCAACAGTTGTAGAATGGATCCCGTCACCAAATCCCAGCTCAGACTCTGCCCCACTCCCTATATCGTTTCCTTGTTCAAAATTACCGCCCATCTTTATGTTCCTGTGAAGTCCCTTCTAATGAAGTGCATATCATTACTCTCCTCTAAATCTCATGGCAGAGTTATTGCTAAGATCTCTCTGTACGTTATAAAGCCAATTActtctgattagtacgggtgtcaggggttatggggagaaggcaagagaaaggggttgaaaggaaaatatagatagatcagccatgattgaatggtggagtagacttgatgggccgaatggcctcattctgctctataacatgaacttatgaagtgacATGAGGAACTGGCGCAGGAGGGAGCCACTTGAGCATGTTCTTCCATTTCATACGATCATGACTGAGTCAACCCTactttcccactgtcttcctatacCCACTgactgtctgaagggtctcaacctgaaatgtaaccaattccttctctccggggacgCTGCtggtcccgttgagttgctccggcattttgtgtctaccttcgatttaaaccagcatctgcagttccttgctacccaCTGAATGTCTGTCGTTAATTGAATCTGCCAAAGTCAACCTTCTGCAGTGACTGGATCCGTTCTGACAGGCACGTTAACAAGTTCCCACTCTCCATCTGCCCTATCAATCACTTTATGTTCCCAAACACTGACAGTAAGGTTGAGTCCAGCGTTTCGTAGCATTCGACAACTAGTATCTATGCTCCATGCCTCATGTTCGTTAACATCCTTGTCTCCAATTCAGAATATTCTGGGTTCAAATCCAACGCCAATACTGAGGGAGTCAGAGATGAGGCCCTGCTGCTTTTCTCAATCCCTTTGCAATGTATGGAAGAGGAACAGGGGACTTTCCTCAGTGTCTGGTCAATGAGTGCCTTTCAATCAATCCCTGCTCCTGTTTCTCATGTTCACTTTAGAAGTAATTAGCCTTATAACAACATGTTCTCGGTCAATTTAACGTTGTTGTCGGTGTCAGCTACCACACCTCCAATATTACAAAAATGGCTATGTTTCAGAGGTACTTAAAACCCCTTTGGGGACATGAGTGCGATAGATGGTTTATAAATGTAATGTTTCACATTTCACTGACATTCAGCGCAGCAATGATTGCTCACCAGGTTAACCTGAGCAGTGAACGCCCAACAGGTTTCcgaactcgctgagttactccagcactttgcgtctatctttggtacaaaccagcatttacagttctttAGTTTCTACAAGTCCCCTAACTCAGTTCAAACCATTCCCCGCGTGCCTATTGCCCACCGCTCACTCATCCCATCGCTCTATCTCCCCCAATCCTccacctccccagccctgtcctgTTTTATCTCATTTCCACACCCCCCAAATCAGAAAGACCGAAAACCGTCTTCATTTCTTGATTCAACTTTTTGTAACTTCACTTCTGCATCCGACCCTCTGTCAAACTGATGTATTCGGGCGAGTTTCCGATCATCTCGCCTCCAACCCCCACTCATTCCTTGCCGCTTGCTCTGTGTTTGCAGTGCAGGTCTGTGTTTGCAGTGCGGGACGGTGGGGATCAGCCGCCGGCAGATGTCGCAGCGCTCTCACTAAACAGCCTCCCGCTGTAGTGCACTCATTTGTGAATTTGGGATGTACTTCAGAGCACGAAGACCTGGGATCCTAAAGATGACAGTTTATTGGGATATAAAGAAATGATGGTGGTTTTGAGCACTGAAGAATGATTTCGCTTGGGTTCCGGCGCAGTGAAGGGTGTGAGTTGCAGTGTCAGTATCACTTTCTTTGCACGGGTCGGTTCTGATCCCGGGAACTTTGCGCTCGCCGGTCGGTTGCTCTCAGTGGCACCAAAAACGGGGAGAATACACCGCAGCCAACGACATGTACTTTATTAAAAGGGTTCATTATTTAAAAAAGGAAGGCTTATATCCTTGTCCTAGGTATAATCAGACAGGCTTCATTCGCCGCCCTTTTGAGTGCGATGAAGACAAATGTCACAGAAGGTATGTAGGTGGGTCCCGTCTCCGCCCCCTTCACCCCGGCGTGTCAGGGTAAAGACACTAGTAGTGCAGATGTAGAATATAAAGGGCGGTCCCCAATTACACCGTGCGGATGTTGTGAGGCTGCTGCCCAATATTGAACACAACCCATGGGGTCGCGGCTGGAGTGGCAAACGAACTTATATCGAGCCCTTCCCTCCGTGCAGGAATTCGGCGGAGTGTGTCACTCGCCTTGGGTGCACTGGTCAGCGCCGGACTGTGGTGTGGGCACCAAACTTGTGTGAACAGCGCGGCAATGTATCCCCAAAGCGGATGCACTGAGGCGGCGGGGAACTTCCCAATCATGCAAGATTGGCGTCTGACCTGGGGAGTTTTCCCAGTGATAGCATCTTTAACACCGTGAGAACTACGCGGTCGTTCCCAAGCCGGTGTAATGCATTGCAATGAGGCTGCAGCCATGAGCATCTCCTGTCtccgcgtgtgtgggtgtgtgtgtgtgggcggcaCTGTCAAGGGCAGGAAAGGGCAACCGCTCTAGACTCGCTGACGCCTCCCACACGCCCGTTTAAACTCAAGTTAATGTCTCACCGCGTACAGGTGAGATTTCGCAAGTTTCAGAATACGAGTTGCAGCAGTAAGGAGCTGGGAACTGGCTAACCCAGGTTAACTAACAGCTGCACGACCCAATACTGCAGTTGTAAGTTCTTGAGTAGAGGCCGTGATTCCAATCAGCAGAAGCGAGTTCAACGCAGGGGACATAATTCTTTTAAACACAGAATTAAATTACGCATAAAGCATTACACAAGTTGATACATAAAGGTTTCTTTTTCCTGTTTTAATTGTGATAATTTGTAATCGTCAACTAATGCCTTTATTTTGAAACGGCTTTGAACCCACTTTATCTCAATCATTTGTTATTAAGTGCAGTCTCTTGGAATCCTAATGTTTTCACTTGAAACTACTAGCTTGTGTAAGAGGTCAGGACATCATGTGCAGGTAAACACATAGCAAATTGCAGATATTTGGAAATAGTTTGTAATTGCAACCAGAAAATATCTTAAGTCCATcctaacaaaaagaaaaagattaaAATACACGAGCATTGACCAGCAACTAATTTAAAAGCAAAGCAGCTTAGCTCATCTCACAAAGGTATTGGCTTTTCCTTTATAATCGAACCAGTTGGCATGCAGGTCTGGGCTACAAATTCTTACACGTGCAGATCCAGGTTTACCCAATTTCTAGGAATAGTGTGCACACAGATGACTCGAAAAAGCGATGCTGTGGTTTCCAACAGACCAGTTTCTCACATACTTCATGCGCAATGAAGTAATTTCACATTCAGTAAGCAACGATTTATTTTGTATAAAAAGTACGATTTACAATATTAACTTTTATAAAAAGTTTCAGCATAATTAAGTACAGCATTACAACGTCGCAGAAATGCACATCTCTGctactatacacaatactctgatCAGAGTTCACAAAGTTGTATATCTTACAAACTCAGCGCCAGTTCTTTGCCAGAACATAAAACCTggcaaaatgttttattttaaatcaacAAGCAGATAGATCTCTTTCTGGCCACGCTCCACCTTCACAAGATGAAGTCTTCTTCCATCGGCGATAGTccttatgtgtgtgtgcgtatgtatgtatgtgtgtgtgtgtgtgtgtgtgtgtgtgtgtgtgtgcgcttccCTCATCTGGGATATATTAATAATGAAACTAGGAAAAAAAACAACTGCGAGCCTTCCAAATGAAGAAAGGGCATTCAGTCCGTTTATAAATAACCGATCAGACCGGGTGAAAGGGAGCTGGAGGATCACTCAGAAAGTCGTTCAGTCAATGATTGTTGTTGGGTCACTTGGCTGCGATCGCTCCAGGGGCTACATCAGCTCGGGCCTCGTGATGTGCGAACACCTGCGAAACATTGAATAGAAAGAGGGGCGTGTTAGTAACAAAACACACACAGCTTGGGCCTTCGGACAGACTGGCGCCACAGAGGAAGCCACACAAACAGCACTTTGCAAGACTCCAGCCGCCCCTCAGCCGGGACTGTACAAAAGCGCCTCTTAAAACAAACTCACGTGCATCCACCCGGGGGCACAGTTGTTTGTTGgactgcatttttaaaaaaaaattaactgaGATTGTTGTTACGAGTTTACGTAAAGGGCTAAGTTTGACTACTGGAAAAACAGATCAAGGGAGTTTTATCtaaaaaatattgaaattttGCAAAATGGATTTACAAAAATCACAGAGCCTGTTCTTTTAACGTTAGCGGCAGAAATATCTGCAAGGCTCTCTCGCATCTACTTCATTTCTGAGACTCGCCTCACGTGTCAATTCCTTATATATAATTGAGCGATAGTTTCTCTAATCGTGGTTTTCTAAATCAAAACTAAACTGGTTCGAGCAGCAACTTACACACACAACGCACAAGCATAGAATGAGCATTTACACTTACCAGTTGATCAACGACAAAACGTCTTACTGTCGTCCGTCAACAACTGTTTAGGGAATTCAGATGCCTAGTAAAAAGCACAAGAAAATGTGAATCCCCCACCGATTAAAACGGAGGCTGAGATGCATTAGCATATGCAAGCACGGGGATAAATTAACTAATACAACCGAGTTATTTTTTTCTGCAAAACTTAAAATATTATCGCAATATTAAGAGATGTGAAGTGGCCGACCGAACATCAGCATGCATTTAGTGGGAGACTGAATGGGAGACAATACCTGTAAGGATAGGATGGCAACGTCTGTGTTGAGTGCTGACAGGGGCGTTCTGGAGGGGGAGTTCTGGCTTTGATGGAGAACGATGGAAGGGTGCGTGTCCAAAGCGATCTGCAGATCCAGAATGTAATCGATGACATGCTGGAGGATTTCCATTTTGCTGACTTTCTTGTTCTGCGGGATGCTGGGCACTAGCTCCTTCAGTTTGGAGTAGCAGTCGTTCATGTTATAGAGCAGGCCAAGCGGCTCGTCCAGCGGCGCTTTGCCTCTGGAGATTGCAAGGCTCTGGTCTGACAGGCCCCGCGCAATGTCGCTGCTGCTTTGTTTCCTGTTCGATCGGATCGGGCTGACAGCTTTCATCTCGGAACCTTTTAGATCTTGGAGACTTTTGGGGGGGAAATgcgttttttttttcaaatactgCACGAGAGGTATTCCTTGCTAACACACCTTCTGGTGCCCGGCCGTTGTTTTCTGTGTCTATCCGTTTCCAGTTCGCTTATTTATACCAAAACTCCGGGTTTTAATGTGTTCCTTCCCTGCTCCACATCATTGGCTCCCTGTGAAATGTCAATAGCACGGATCCACATTTGCATTGGTTGGTCTCCTCCAGCGTCCCCGCCTTTTTCACGGCTCCTGTGCCAATTGTATTGCAGCAAAGGCGGGCTTCCTCACTGCAACAAGGAAcctgaaatatattttttaatttgaatGTGGACATTTAAAGGGACCGATCTCCACGAATTTTAGACTTGCATTATAAAAGCCTGCATTTTAGCAAATTAATTTGACTGCGCTCGTCACACGATTTTGACCAAGGCATATGATTGATCTGCGCTATGTAACTAAACAGGCCTTACAATAATTGCAAATGTTAGTTAAACCAGGAGACGGGAGGGGTTTGCAGGTCGCGGAGAAATCACTATTGCTCTCAACTAAAGGTAAAGATACTTAATTTATATATGGGGCAGAGTAATGGACAATATTTCCTTATTCCTGTTTTCATTGAAAAATGTGCGCAGCAGGTATTATTGGAGTcctagtcatagagcgatacagcatggaaacatgctcttcggcccaacttgcccataggggccaacatgtcccatctacactactcccacctgccagcgtttggcccacatctctctaaacctgaactatccacgtacctgtcaaattatttcttaaacattgcaatggagTGATATTACATTCAATATTAGCAATGTCTACAATATTTCAATATTAAGTATGTTCATAAaaaaaggttggggggggggggggggtgacaaacATCAATGGATAGTTCAGTGTGTTTGGAAAATGGGAACCAGGATTAACAAGTATCCCATACAGCATGTTGATATGTCCCAACTTTTTCTCCTGCAATTGTGTGAGTTTCTCAGAGGCTTCCTCCGTGGTCAGTAATTTATCAAAGGATGAAAGTAACAGATGTTCTTTGtggcaacactgaatattttagtGTTATTGGAGTGTGTACTTTAAGCAAGGAGCACAAGACTTTTGAGACGTCACCAGTCTGAAATATGTACTTGATTTATTTCTGCACACATGCTGCCCG encodes:
- the id2a gene encoding DNA-binding protein inhibitor ID-2a, with the translated sequence MKAVSPIRSNRKQSSSDIARGLSDQSLAISRGKAPLDEPLGLLYNMNDCYSKLKELVPSIPQNKKVSKMEILQHVIDYILDLQIALDTHPSIVLHQSQNSPSRTPLSALNTDVAILSLQASEFPKQLLTDDSKTFCR